GGGGAGGATGATGCTAGAAGCTGTTAGAGCAAAGGATATCTATCTAGTAATGGCAGGGCTGATGATGGGGAGTTTATTATTGATAATTGGAAATTTAGTTGCTGATATATTATTATCTCTGGTAGATCCTAGGATTAGATATGATTAAAGGGGTGAAGAAGAATGGCTAAATTAAAGATTAAAGAAGAGAGGAATAAGGACACTTCTAATAGAGAAGAATATTCTTTTTGGAAAGATAAACTTTCATTATTAGCTAAACACTCCATGGCAAGTATAGCTGCTGTTATTATTTTGATATTATATCTAGTGGTTATTTTGGCTGGCTTCTTAGCTCCCTATCACCCAAATCAGGCTTTTAAGAATCATTTCTTCCATCCGCCTACTAAGATTCACATTAAGGATGATGATGGACTGACTTGGCCCTATGTCTATGCTACTAAGGAGGTAGGTTGGGCAAAGTACGAAGAGGATAAAAGCAAGAAATACCCAATTAATTTATTTTATCATGGAAGTGAGTATAAGTTTTTAAAGTTGATTCCAACCAATATTCACTTTATAGGGGTAGATGAATCAGCCCATCTCTTTTTAATGGGGACTGATAATTATGGAAGGGATATCTTTAGTAGAATACTATTTGGAGGAAGGGTATCGATGTTCTTAGGTTTTGCTGGGATATTGATTACCAGTATCTTTGGATTATTAATTGGAGGAGTTGCAGGTTATTATGGGGGTTGGATTGATAGCCTATTAATGAGAATAGTAGAGGTGATTTTAAGTATTCCTAGCTTCTATCTATTATTGGCCTTAGCGGCAGTATTACCGATTAAATTATCCTCTACTTTTAGATTTTTCTTAATAATTCTGATTTTATCCTTTATTGGCTGGGCAGGGATGGCAAGGGTAGTTAGAGGAATGGTGATGGCGATTAAGGGGCAAGATTATGTAGTGGCAGCTCAATCTTTGGGTGCTAGTGATTTTCGAATAATTTGGAAGCATATCTTACCAAGAGCAACGACCTATGTAATTGTTAGAGCGACTTTGGCTATACCTGGGTATATTTTGATGGAATCAGGCTTAAGCTTTATTGGATTAGGTATTCAACAACCTGATGCTAGTTGGGGTAATATGTTAAGTTCAGCTCAGTCAATAACCAAGATAACTTCATTTCCGTGGCTATTAATACCGGGACTGATGATTTTTATCACCATCTTATCCTTTAATCTATTAGGTGATGGGGTTAGAGATGCTTTAGACCCTAAGAATGAGTAGAGTTATAGATAGATTTAAAGTGGGATTTAATAAGTATATTCAGACAGTAACGAGTGACAAGTAACAGGTGACAAGTTAAGTTCTTTACTGGTTACTTGCCACTAGATACTAAAGTATCGTAATATCCTTTTACTGTATAATCTGTTCTACTGGCACAATATCTTAGAATAGAATATTATTATAGAATTTATTAATCTCTAGCAGGAAAACTCTCTTAAAGGGAGAATAATAACTTGTTATATATAAAGAATGGAGTGGAATTAGATGTTTAAGGTCCTATAGCTAAAGAGACCTTATATTCTTAGTCTTGACAGTGATCAGTGGTATAATATATTTACTTTTTCCTATATTAAGTTTGATTCCTAATCAATCGTAGTTCAATAAATGGAGAGGTTAAGTATCGGAATTATCGTGAAGGCAACTTCTTACCTGCTTTTAAGAATCATGCTTTTGAGATTAATGAAAAATTATGTTGGAATAGAGAATCAGTAGATGAAGGTTTTGGACTGATTAAATTTGGTTCTTGTACTGAGGTTATTATGCCTGAGTATGTAGAGGTAAAGGTTAAAGAAGGTAAGAGGTAGAATTACTATCATTGGGGAGGTAGTTGGGAATGATTAGAGAGTTTTTAAGAGAGAGAAGTATCAAGGAGTCTGTTGATTTAAAATTGATTCCTTGTGCAGTGACTATGGGGAATCTATCTTGTGGAATAATAGCTATTTTAGCTATTATCCAAGAAGAGATGCATCTAGCTCCACTATTTATCTTATTAGCAGGTCTTTTTGATGTATTTGATGGGAGGATTGCTAGGGGTCTTGGAGCAACAAGTGACTTAGGAAAAGAGTTAGACTCTTTAGCTGATATAGTTTCCTTTGGTATTGCTCCAGCGGTATTGGTTTGGAGAGTAGGACTGATAGAATTGGGTGGTTTTGGGCTATTGTTGGTGGTTTTATTCTCTATGGCAGGTGCCTTGAGATTAGCAAGGTATAATATCACAGAATTTGATGGTTCTTATGTGGGAGTACCAATTACTGTAGCAGGGGCTTTATTGGCTTTTGTTAGCTTTTTTAGTTATAAGTATTCAGTACCTGTGGAGCTTCTAATCTTATTGATAATACTACTATCTTATTTGATGATCAGCAAAGTTAAGATTCCTAAATTATAAGGTTGAAATTATATCCTATTATAAAATATTTTAGAAAATATAAACCTTGAAGAGGTATTGCCCTTTAAATATTGAATAATTATAGTAAAAAGAATTAATTTAATATCTTAGGGGGAAAAGTTATTATGAAGAGATTCTTACTAATCTTATTACTGCTTTTAATGGTATTATTCCCTAATAAAATTTGGGCTGTCAGCAAGGTTGAAGGTAAGTGGCAGGAGGTAGCTTTAGAGAGGAATAATCTATTAAATGATGATAAAGAAAATATAGTAGCAAAATATGAATTAGCTGTTGCATATGCTAATTTGGGGAAGATAGAGCAAGCCACGGAGATATTTAAAAGTTTAGATGAGACAAAAGGAAAAGAGGTACTAAAAGAGATTATTCCTAAGTATGAGATGATAGTAGAGAATAATACTGATGATATTATAGATAGTAATTATTTAGCATTTGCTTATTATATAATTGAAAATTACAAGGATTCTAAGCAATTATTTAATAGATTAGTTAAGTTAGACCCACAAAATATCTGGTCTTATAATTATTTAGCTGTGGTAGAGCATGAACTAAAGAATTATAATCAGGCTGAGAGGACATTAAAGAAATCTTTAGAAATAAAAGAGAGTGAATATACCCACTTTCTTTTAGGTGCCAATTATTATAAGAAAGGAAAAATCTTTAAAGCTTTATATCATATAGGCAAAGGTGGCAAAGGTGTCTCCTTATTCTTAAATTAAATAAGACCAATTAATTAAGACGAGGTTCTTAGGAATCTCGTCTTTTTCTATTCACAGTTTTAGTTAAGAGTACATAAAATATATGTATAAAAATTTGGAGGTGATTTGATGAAGAGATTATTGACTGGAAGTTTGGTATTAATCTTGTTGTTGACCTTAAGTTTTGGTGCTTTTGCAAAGACTAAGGTTAGGTTAAATGAAGTTGTTCATTCTATCTTCTATGCACCTCAATATGTGGCAATACATAAAGGATTCTTCGATGATGAGGGATTGGATATAGAATTATCTACTGCTTGGGGTGGTGACAAAGCAGCCACTAGTTTGATGTCTAATAATGCTGATATAGCTTTAATAGGTCCTGAGACAACTCTGTACATCTATCAGCAAGGGGCAGATAATTATCTGGTTAACTTTGCTCAATTGACCCAAACAGCAGGTTCTTTTCTATTAGCAAGAGAACCTATGCCTGGTTTTACTTTAGAGGATCTAAGGGGTAAGAAGATTATTGGTAATCGTCCAGGTGGTGCTCCAGAGATGGTAATGGAGTATACTCTACGCCATAATGGGATAGAGCCCTTTAAAGATGTAGATATTGTTACCAATTTAGACTTTACAGCAAATGCACCAGCCTTTAAGAATGGATTAGGTGATTTTGTACAATTATTTGAGCCAAAGGCTTCACAATTAGAAGCTACAGGTGCTGCACATGTAGTAGCCTCTTTTGGAGAGCTTGGTGGAAAGGTACCTTATACAGTTTATATGGGAAGAAAGAACTATATTAAAGAGAACCCACAAACAGTCTTAAAGTTTACTAAAGCAGTCTACCGTGCTCAGAAGTGGGTTTATTCCCATTCAGCTAAAGAGATAGCTAGAGTGATTAGACCTTCTTTTCCAAATATAGACTTTGATATTTTAATAAAGGTAGTGGATAGATATAAGAGCCAAGATACTTGGTCCCATAATCCAATTCTAAAGAAGAAGGATTTTGAACATTGGCAAGAGATTATTATGGAAGCTGGAGAGTTAGAAGAGATGGTTGACTATAGAGTATTAGTGAATACCAACTTTGCTAGAAAATCTATCAATTTAGTAGAGTAAGGGGGGATAGTTGTGTCTAAGGTAGAGTTTAAAGATGTAGGAATGAAGTACCATACTTTAGAAGGTGAGACAGAAGCCCTTAAAGACCTAAGCTTTACTATAGAAGATAGTAAATTTATCAGTTTGATCGGTCCTAGTGGTTGTGGCAAGAGTACTACTTTATCACTTTTGGCAGGATTACTATCTCCAACAGATGGTCAAGTGATGATTGATGGTAAAGAAGTAATGGGTATCAATCAGAAGGTTGGTTATATGTTACAGGAAGATTATCTCTTTCCTTGGAGGAGTATTCTAGATAATGTCTTATTGGGACTGGAAATTAGAGGTCAGCTCAACGATGCTAGTAGAGAGAGGGCACGCCAATTGTTAGCTGATTATGGACTTGGAGATTTTGAAGATTATTATCCTACCCAATTATCAGGGGGGATGAGACAAAGAGTGGCTTTAGCCAGAACTTTAGCCATTGAACCTGACATCCTTCTATTAGATGAACCCTTTTCTGCTTTAGATTATCATACCAAGTTGGCCTTGGAGGATGAGGTTGCCCAAATATTAAGGGAAGAGAAGAAGACTGTTATCTTGGTAACCCATGATATTGGAGAAGCAATTGCTATGTCTGATAGGGTATTGGTCTTTAGTGAACGCCCAGGACAAATTAAGAGTGATCATAAGGTAGACTTGACTATAGAAGGGGAGTATTCAACCTTTAAAGCAAGAGAATCAGTAGAGTTTAATAGGTACTTCAATTCCTTATGGGAGGAGTTGGATATCTATGTTTAAGTTTATTGAAGGAATATTGAGTAAAGGTGCTGTTAGTAAAGAGCATGGTCAATATTTAAGGAGGGTCAGATTAAAGAAGATAGGAGTTAAGTTCTCCCAATTGTCCATTCTAGTAGTAATTATTATAGCTTGGGAGCTAGCTGCCAGATATAAAGTTATTGACCCTTTCATTACCAGCTATCCAACCCAGATAGTTAAGACCATCTACCAGATGGCTTTAAATGGAGAACTTGTCAAACATACTTGGACTACAATTTATGAGACCTTGGTAGGGTTTAGCTTAGGTGCAATAATAGGTTTGATAGTAGCTACTGCTTTATGGTGGTCTGATTATCTATCTAAGGTTTTTGAACCTTATATTGTCTTATTAAATGCCCTGCCTAAGATGGCATTAGGTCCAATCTTGATTATTTGGTTAGGTAATGGAGTGACTGCGATTATAGGAATGTCATTATTAGTCTCAATAATAGTAACCATTATGATGGTTTACAATGGTTTTAAGGAGACAGATAAAAATAAAGTCAAGCTACTACGTACTTTAGGAGCAAATGAGTTCCAAATCTTTAAAAAGGTAGTCTTGATGGAAAATCTACCGACTATCTTCTCTGCTCTAAAGGTGAATATAGGTTTATCTTTAGTAGGAACGATAGTAGGAGAATTTTTAGTCTCAAAAGCTGGATTAGGTTATCTAATAGTCTATGGTGGTCAAGTCTTTAAGTTGAGTTTAGTAATGACCAGTGTGATTATTTTATGTATAGTTGCAGGATTATTATATTATTTAATAGTTTGGTTAGAAAAAAGTTTAATCAAATGGGATACTTGATCAATCTCTCTGCCTAGCAGGGGGATTTCTTTTATCTGTTTATAATCATTGGAATCATTAATCTTTTTATCGCATAGTGAATAGGTTAATTTAAGAGGAGTTAATGGAAGTTAGTCAGTTTTGTTTATGTTACTTTAATTAACTATGATTCCAGAGGGATTTGATAGAAAATTAGTTGGAGAGATATTTCAGGGACCTTTTAAGAGAGTAGTAAATTTATTTAATAATATATATCAGGAAAATATAAGCTTTGATTATCAGGAGGGATTTTAGGGGTTTATATACCTAAAAAATTAGAGTAAAGGAGGGGTTTAATTGGTAATAGAAGGTGGTCAACTTGTTATCTTTTTAGGTACTTTTGATGTAAATGCTTTAGAGAATACCTCACAAGTAATCTTTGGTGATGATAACTTCTTTCAAGCCAAGATAGTCAAGTTAAGAATAACCTAGTTACAGGGCAGATTTATGGTGACTTTGATGTTAATATTCAACAACCAGTTGCTTCACCAATTTATGATTCAGATGGGCTAGATATGAATTCACCAGCTATTCAGACACCATTGGGGTTAGAAGATTGATAAAGTATTTTTGATAGTCTGGCTTTTATAGTCAGGCTTCCTTGTGATAGTTAAATTTGAATATGGATAATAGCAGTTAATGGGTATATTGCGATACTTTTCACACCTCATCCCCAACCCTTCTCCTACTCTTAGAAGAAGGGAGAAAAGTAAAAGAGAAAGAGTTTCCCCTCTCATTAGTTAAGGAGAGACTGGTTGTGTACGAAGAGTAATTGAACTGTATTACTCGTAGGGGGATTAAGGGGTGAAGTGTGAGGTTTTGAACTTAATTTTTAACTATAAAAGTATCGTATTATCTATCTATTACAGTAATTCTTCTACTAGCCGTAGAACCTTAGATTTACTTATTTGCTTAATCATATAAATAGGCAAGATAACATAAGTTTTAATTAAAGGTAATAACTTTATTTAGACTTTATTCCAATAATTTTTTATTGAATCTAAGATTATAAACTTTTTTTCAAAGCATCTTAAAAATTAACCAATTTGCTCTATAAACATAATATAAATAGAATAGCTATGATACTAATGAGGAGGGAATGATTTATGTCTGTAAATATTATATATAATGCTATCAATGTCAATAGCCTTAATACCAACTCTACAGTGTCTATTGGTGAAAATGCCCAGACTAATTGGGACTCTCATAATAAAAATAATTATGGTAATGGTAGTCATTATGGTATAGTTAATGTTTTAGCACCATCAAATATAATTTTTGATAATGATATTTTAGATACACCAATAAATGACCCAGACTTTGTACCAACAGCCCAAGCTGAGTAACTCTAAGGGGGGATGATATTGGATAAGGAAGGAAATCAGATTGTGGTTTTTGAGAGTATTAATGTCAATTCTATCAATACTTTATCAGGAATCTTTGTAGGAGATAACTTACAATGCTTTTGGAGAGCACAAAATAAATTGAATTCAGGCTTTGGTGAGGTAAAGGGAGAAGGCAATCTAGTTTTAACCCCTTTTAATGTTGTAGCTGATCCAGATTGTATTGATAACCCATCTATTTATCATGAAATGGAGGATAATAATGGCTAGGATTAGGTTCAAAAATCTTAAGATAGAGAATATTAATAATTCTTCAGGAATTTTTTCTGGTGACAATTTGCAGGTTAAATGGAAGTCTTATGTACAGCAAAGTAGTGGGTATGGAGAGTTGCAAGGCAATTTTAATAAAGTAGATAAGGTTAAGAGTGTAGTTGTTAAAAGGGAAAGTAAATAGTTATAAATTATTTGAAATTTACTTCAAATTGTTCATTTATATAGATTTCTAATTTAAAGTTGAGGTCTATAGTATCTAATTAATACTGGTTACTGTTATCTAACTCTAATCTTATATAGTTCAATTTAAAGTTTAACTACTATAATTTATACAGTTATATAATGAAGAGGATGGAGGTGAGCATTTGAAGTGGCTAGATAAGATAAAATGGATATTCAAAGGAGATAAAGCAGAAGGACCGTCAAAAGAGGTTGATGATATAAATAAAAGGTTAAAATTGATAGAAGAGATACTCAAGGAGATTAAGAAGAAGCCACTTAAATGCCATATTACTATAGAAGAACTCAATTTAGATAATCTTCAATTAGAGAATTTAATCTTTAATTTTGAAAAAATCGATGTAAAGGAGTTAAGTGGTGCTTTAAATATAGGTAATAACTTTGGTGTTACTGTAAATAAAGAGGGTAAGAAGAATGATAAGAAAAAAGATAAGAAGATAAAAGAAGATTTATTAAAAAAGGTAAAAATAAAGCAAAAGAATGAGAATAAAGAAGTTTTATCAAAAGAATTACAAGCAAAAGTAGAAGATAAGCAAAATACTAAGACTAATCCTATTATTAATAAACGTTACATATTGTAAGTTTAATTTCGCTAATAAGACTATATTACGATTTACAGGAGGGTTGAAATGTCATTTTTATCACCTAACTTTGTAATTGGAGAGATAAAAATCGGTACTATTGAAGGAGCTTCATGTGTCAATTTAGGAAATAACCTTCCTATTGGATTTGAAAGTTATAAAAAATCTAGTCAGGGTTTTGGATCA
The genomic region above belongs to Orenia metallireducens and contains:
- a CDS encoding ABC transporter permease, with amino-acid sequence MAKLKIKEERNKDTSNREEYSFWKDKLSLLAKHSMASIAAVIILILYLVVILAGFLAPYHPNQAFKNHFFHPPTKIHIKDDDGLTWPYVYATKEVGWAKYEEDKSKKYPINLFYHGSEYKFLKLIPTNIHFIGVDESAHLFLMGTDNYGRDIFSRILFGGRVSMFLGFAGILITSIFGLLIGGVAGYYGGWIDSLLMRIVEVILSIPSFYLLLALAAVLPIKLSSTFRFFLIILILSFIGWAGMARVVRGMVMAIKGQDYVVAAQSLGASDFRIIWKHILPRATTYVIVRATLAIPGYILMESGLSFIGLGIQQPDASWGNMLSSAQSITKITSFPWLLIPGLMIFITILSFNLLGDGVRDALDPKNE
- the pssA gene encoding CDP-diacylglycerol--serine O-phosphatidyltransferase; amino-acid sequence: MIREFLRERSIKESVDLKLIPCAVTMGNLSCGIIAILAIIQEEMHLAPLFILLAGLFDVFDGRIARGLGATSDLGKELDSLADIVSFGIAPAVLVWRVGLIELGGFGLLLVVLFSMAGALRLARYNITEFDGSYVGVPITVAGALLAFVSFFSYKYSVPVELLILLIILLSYLMISKVKIPKL
- a CDS encoding tetratricopeptide repeat protein gives rise to the protein MKRFLLILLLLLMVLFPNKIWAVSKVEGKWQEVALERNNLLNDDKENIVAKYELAVAYANLGKIEQATEIFKSLDETKGKEVLKEIIPKYEMIVENNTDDIIDSNYLAFAYYIIENYKDSKQLFNRLVKLDPQNIWSYNYLAVVEHELKNYNQAERTLKKSLEIKESEYTHFLLGANYYKKGKIFKALYHIGKGGKGVSLFLN
- a CDS encoding ABC transporter substrate-binding protein, whose protein sequence is MKRLLTGSLVLILLLTLSFGAFAKTKVRLNEVVHSIFYAPQYVAIHKGFFDDEGLDIELSTAWGGDKAATSLMSNNADIALIGPETTLYIYQQGADNYLVNFAQLTQTAGSFLLAREPMPGFTLEDLRGKKIIGNRPGGAPEMVMEYTLRHNGIEPFKDVDIVTNLDFTANAPAFKNGLGDFVQLFEPKASQLEATGAAHVVASFGELGGKVPYTVYMGRKNYIKENPQTVLKFTKAVYRAQKWVYSHSAKEIARVIRPSFPNIDFDILIKVVDRYKSQDTWSHNPILKKKDFEHWQEIIMEAGELEEMVDYRVLVNTNFARKSINLVE
- a CDS encoding ATP-binding cassette domain-containing protein, which codes for MKYHTLEGETEALKDLSFTIEDSKFISLIGPSGCGKSTTLSLLAGLLSPTDGQVMIDGKEVMGINQKVGYMLQEDYLFPWRSILDNVLLGLEIRGQLNDASRERARQLLADYGLGDFEDYYPTQLSGGMRQRVALARTLAIEPDILLLDEPFSALDYHTKLALEDEVAQILREEKKTVILVTHDIGEAIAMSDRVLVFSERPGQIKSDHKVDLTIEGEYSTFKARESVEFNRYFNSLWEELDIYV
- a CDS encoding ABC transporter permease, producing the protein MFKFIEGILSKGAVSKEHGQYLRRVRLKKIGVKFSQLSILVVIIIAWELAARYKVIDPFITSYPTQIVKTIYQMALNGELVKHTWTTIYETLVGFSLGAIIGLIVATALWWSDYLSKVFEPYIVLLNALPKMALGPILIIWLGNGVTAIIGMSLLVSIIVTIMMVYNGFKETDKNKVKLLRTLGANEFQIFKKVVLMENLPTIFSALKVNIGLSLVGTIVGEFLVSKAGLGYLIVYGGQVFKLSLVMTSVIILCIVAGLLYYLIVWLEKSLIKWDT